A window of the Serratia sarumanii genome harbors these coding sequences:
- the lptA gene encoding lipopolysaccharide ABC transporter substrate-binding protein LptA: protein MKFRTKNQLRNLLLGSLVLAASAPALALKSDSSQPVSIDSLKQSLDMQSNVSTFTDNVVIKQGTIDIRADKVVVTRPGGDQNKTYIEAFGNPVTFYQMQDSGKPVKGHAQKVRYDVATQLVTLTGNAYLEQLDSNVKGDRITYLVQQQQMQAFSDKGKRVTTVLVPSQLQDKNEQKKSN, encoded by the coding sequence ATGAAATTCAGAACCAAAAACCAACTCCGTAACCTGTTGCTCGGCAGCTTAGTTTTGGCCGCCAGCGCCCCCGCTCTGGCGCTGAAATCCGACTCCAGCCAGCCGGTCAGCATCGACTCGCTCAAGCAGTCGTTGGACATGCAGAGCAACGTCAGCACCTTCACCGACAACGTGGTGATCAAGCAAGGCACCATCGATATTCGCGCCGACAAGGTGGTGGTCACCCGCCCGGGCGGAGATCAGAATAAGACCTATATTGAAGCGTTCGGCAACCCGGTAACCTTCTACCAGATGCAGGACAGCGGCAAGCCGGTCAAAGGCCACGCGCAGAAAGTGCGTTACGACGTGGCGACCCAGCTGGTGACCCTGACGGGCAACGCCTATCTGGAGCAGCTCGACAGCAACGTGAAAGGCGATCGCATCACCTATCTGGTGCAACAGCAGCAAATGCAGGCGTTTAGCGACAAAGGCAAACGCGTGACAACGGTTCTGGTACCGTCGCAGTTGCAAGACAAAAACGAGCAGAAAAAGAGTAACTAA
- the lptB gene encoding LPS export ABC transporter ATP-binding protein: protein MATLIAENLAKAYKGRKVVEDVSLKVKSGEIVGLLGPNGAGKTTTFYMVVGIVPRDAGRIVIDEEDISLLPLHARARRGIGYLPQEASIFRRLSVYDNLMAVLEIRPDLTSEQREDRAKELMEEFHISHLRDSLGQALSGGERRRVEIARALAANPKFILLDEPFAGVDPISVIDIKKIIEHLRDSGLGVLITDHNVRETLDVCERAYIVSQGKLIAHGTPDAILADEQVKRVYLGEEFRL, encoded by the coding sequence ATGGCAACACTCATCGCAGAAAACCTGGCGAAAGCCTACAAGGGCCGTAAAGTTGTCGAAGACGTCAGCCTGAAAGTGAAATCCGGCGAGATCGTCGGCCTGCTCGGGCCGAACGGCGCCGGTAAAACCACCACCTTCTACATGGTGGTCGGCATCGTGCCACGCGACGCCGGGCGCATCGTGATCGACGAAGAAGACATCAGTCTGCTGCCGCTGCACGCCCGCGCGCGCCGCGGCATCGGTTACCTGCCGCAGGAAGCCTCGATCTTCCGCCGCCTGAGCGTGTACGACAACCTGATGGCGGTGCTGGAGATTCGCCCCGACCTCACCAGCGAACAGCGCGAAGACCGCGCCAAGGAGCTGATGGAAGAGTTCCATATCTCCCATCTGCGCGACAGCCTCGGCCAGGCGCTGTCCGGCGGTGAGCGTCGCCGTGTCGAAATCGCCCGCGCGCTGGCGGCCAACCCGAAATTCATACTGCTGGACGAACCCTTCGCCGGGGTGGATCCGATCTCCGTTATCGATATCAAGAAAATCATCGAGCACCTGCGTGACAGCGGCCTGGGCGTGCTGATCACCGACCACAACGTGCGCGAGACGCTGGACGTGTGTGAACGCGCCTACATCGTCAGCCAGGGCAAACTGATTGCTCACGGCACGCCGGATGCTATTCTGGCCGACGAGCAGGTTAAACGCGTTTATCTGGGCGAAGAGTTCCGCCTCTAA
- the rpoN gene encoding RNA polymerase factor sigma-54, translating to MKQGLQLRLSQQLAMTPQLQQAIRLLQLSTLELQQEIQLALESNPLLEQTDLHDEIDAKETQETEGLDTREALEQKDMPEELPLDATWDEIYTAGTPSGTGTDYSDDELPVYQGETTQTLQDYLMWQVDLTPFSDTDAAIATSIVDAVDDTGYLTVPLEDILESLGDENVTLEEVEAVLKRVQRFDPIGVAARDLRDCLLVQLSQYAKDTPYLAEARLIISDHLDLLANHDFRSLMRSTRLKEDTLKEAMLLIQSLDPRPGQSINTGESEYVIPDVLVRKTQNKWTVELNGDSVPRLKINQQYAALGNSARSEADGQFIRSNLQEAKWLIKSLESRNETLLKVTRCIVSQQQAFFEQGEEFMKPMVLADIAQAVEMHESTISRVTTQKFLHSPRGIFELKYFFSSHVNTDSGGEASSTAIRALVKKLIAAENPAKPLSDSKLATLLADQGIIVARRTVAKYRESLSIPPSNQRKQLV from the coding sequence ATGAAGCAAGGTTTGCAACTCAGGCTCAGCCAACAGCTGGCCATGACTCCTCAGCTCCAGCAGGCGATCCGCCTGCTGCAGTTGTCCACGCTTGAGCTTCAGCAAGAAATCCAGCTGGCGCTGGAGAGCAATCCGCTGCTTGAACAGACCGATCTGCACGACGAAATCGACGCCAAAGAAACCCAGGAGACCGAGGGGCTCGATACCCGCGAGGCGCTGGAACAGAAAGACATGCCGGAAGAGCTGCCGCTGGACGCCACCTGGGATGAGATCTACACCGCCGGCACGCCGTCCGGCACCGGCACCGACTACAGCGACGACGAACTGCCGGTCTATCAGGGCGAGACCACCCAAACGCTGCAGGATTACCTGATGTGGCAGGTGGATCTGACGCCGTTCTCCGATACCGACGCCGCCATCGCCACCTCCATCGTCGACGCGGTGGACGACACCGGCTATCTCACCGTGCCGCTGGAAGACATTCTGGAAAGCCTGGGCGACGAGAACGTGACCCTCGAGGAAGTCGAGGCGGTATTGAAGCGCGTGCAGCGTTTCGATCCGATCGGCGTCGCCGCGCGCGATCTGCGCGATTGCCTGCTGGTGCAGCTCTCCCAATACGCCAAAGACACCCCTTACCTGGCCGAAGCGCGGCTGATCATCAGCGACCATCTGGATCTGTTGGCCAACCACGACTTTCGCAGCCTGATGCGATCAACCCGGCTAAAAGAAGATACACTGAAAGAAGCGATGCTGCTGATTCAGTCGCTCGATCCGCGCCCGGGGCAGTCGATCAATACCGGCGAGTCGGAATACGTGATCCCGGACGTGCTGGTGCGCAAGACGCAGAACAAATGGACGGTCGAGCTCAACGGCGACAGCGTGCCGCGTTTGAAGATCAATCAGCAGTACGCCGCGCTGGGCAACAGCGCCCGCAGCGAAGCCGACGGCCAGTTTATCCGCAGCAACCTGCAGGAAGCCAAGTGGCTGATTAAAAGCCTGGAGAGCCGCAACGAGACGCTGCTGAAGGTCACCCGCTGCATCGTCAGCCAACAGCAGGCGTTCTTCGAGCAAGGCGAAGAGTTTATGAAACCCATGGTGCTGGCGGATATCGCCCAGGCCGTGGAGATGCATGAATCGACGATCTCGCGCGTCACCACGCAGAAGTTTCTGCACAGCCCACGCGGCATTTTTGAATTGAAGTATTTCTTCTCCAGCCACGTGAATACCGACAGCGGCGGCGAAGCCTCCTCGACGGCGATCCGCGCGTTGGTGAAGAAATTGATTGCGGCGGAAAACCCCGCCAAGCCACTCAGCGACAGCAAGCTGGCCACCCTGCTCGCCGATCAGGGGATCATCGTGGCGCGGCGCACCGTCGCCAAGTACCGAGAGTCTTTGTCCATCCCGCCGTCGAACCAGCGTAAACAGTTGGTTTGA
- the hpf gene encoding ribosome hibernation promoting factor: MQLNITGHHIEITDPLREFVNNKFAKLEQYFDRINQVYVVLSVEKVQQIAEATVHVNGGELHATSEDENMYAAIDTLIDKLARQLNKHKDKLKQH, translated from the coding sequence ATGCAGCTCAACATTACCGGACACCACATCGAAATCACCGATCCGTTGCGCGAGTTCGTGAACAACAAGTTCGCCAAACTCGAACAGTATTTTGATCGCATTAATCAGGTGTATGTTGTATTAAGTGTGGAAAAAGTGCAGCAAATTGCGGAAGCAACGGTGCACGTGAATGGAGGCGAGTTGCACGCCACCTCGGAAGACGAGAATATGTATGCCGCAATTGATACGCTGATCGACAAATTGGCACGTCAATTGAACAAACATAAAGACAAATTGAAGCAACACTGA
- the ptsN gene encoding PTS IIA-like nitrogen regulatory protein PtsN, whose protein sequence is MNNEYMQLSSVLNIECTKSSVHCTSKKRALEIISELAAKQLNLPSQVVFDAVLTRERMGSTGIGNGIAIPHGKLEEDTLRAVGVFIRLDQPIAFDAIDNQPVDLLFALLVPADQCKTHLHTLSLVAKRLADKTVCRRLRAAQSDEELYQIITE, encoded by the coding sequence ATGAACAACGAATATATGCAATTAAGCTCGGTGTTAAACATCGAGTGCACCAAAAGCTCGGTACACTGCACCAGCAAGAAGCGGGCTTTGGAAATTATCAGCGAACTGGCCGCCAAACAGCTCAATCTACCTTCGCAGGTGGTGTTTGACGCGGTTCTCACCCGGGAGCGCATGGGCAGCACCGGTATCGGCAACGGTATCGCCATTCCCCACGGCAAACTGGAAGAGGACACACTGCGGGCCGTTGGCGTGTTTATCCGTCTCGACCAACCCATCGCTTTCGACGCTATCGACAACCAGCCGGTCGACCTGCTGTTCGCGCTGCTGGTGCCTGCCGATCAGTGCAAAACCCATTTGCATACCCTGTCGCTGGTCGCCAAACGCCTGGCCGACAAAACCGTATGCCGCCGCCTGCGCGCCGCGCAAAGCGACGAAGAACTTTACCAAATCATCACCGAGTGA